A region from the Lolium perenne isolate Kyuss_39 chromosome 4, Kyuss_2.0, whole genome shotgun sequence genome encodes:
- the LOC127297492 gene encoding serine/arginine-rich splicing factor RS31 codes for MRPVFCGNFDFDTRQSDLERLFSKYGPIRRIDIKSGYAFIYFEDERDAEDAIRRLDKADFGHGRRRLSVEWSRQEEPVPKNRDRPTGDAVKPTRTLFVINFDPLRTKIRDIEDHFQPYGNISNIRIRKNFAFVRYQTLEEASAAVKKTDKSTILDRVVTVEYAFRDDDNERDDRYGDSKQGNERYGSPKRGSDRYGAPKRGDGRYGSPGRARRRGSPYMRSPSPRYQRDYSPDYDRRRNPGYDHRDGAPYRRSRSPGYGRYDRGRSPGYGRY; via the exons ATGAGGCCGGTCTTCTGCGGCAACTTCGACTTCGACACGCGCCAGTCCGACCTCGAGCGCCTCTTCTCCAAGTACGGCCCCATCCGCCGCATCGACATCAAGTCCG GCTACGCTTTCATATACTTCGAGGACGAGCGCGATGCAGAGGATGCAATAAGGCGGCTCGACAAGGCCGACTTCGGCCACGGCAGGCGCAGGCTCTCCGTAGAATGGTCAAGG caagAGGAGCCAGTGCCCAAGAACCGCGACAGGCCCACAGGGGACGCCGTGAAGCCGACCAGGACCCTCTTCGTCATCAACTTCGACCCCCTCCGCACCAAGATCCGCGACATCGAGGACCATTTCCAACCCTACGGCAACATCTCCAACATCCGCATCCGCAAGAACTTTGCGTTCGTGCGCTACCAGACGCTGGAGGAAGCCAGCGCGGCTGTCAAGAAGACCGACAAGAG TACGATATTGGACAGGGTGGTGACGGTTGAATATGCCTTCCGGGATGATGACAATGAAAGAGATGACAGATATGGAGATTCCAAACAAGGCAATGAAAGATATGGCAGTCCCAAACGAGGCAGTGACAGATACGGTGCTCCAAAACGAGGCGATGGCAGATATGGAAGTCCTGGAAGAGCGAGGCGGCGCGGTAGTCCTTACATGCGCTCCCCTAGCCCAAGGTACCAAAGGGATTACAGCCCAGATTACGATCGCCGACGTAACCCTGGCTATGACCACCGCGATGGAGCTCCATACCGTAGGAGCAGAAGCCCTGGCTATGGTCGTTACGACAGGGGCAGAAGCCCTGGCTATGGTCGTTACTAG